From Balneola sp. MJW-20:
CGCTGTCGATCTGACTCAGGTCGTCGCCCTGAATCCATTTTCGTACTTCAGGCTGTCGTTCGAGTCCTTTACCGGAAAAATTGGTTTTGTGTGATCCCGTACCCCCTTTATTCAGATGGCGAAAAATCTCTTTCAGCGATTTCTGGCGAAGACTTCTCTCAGTTTTACGGGTTATGACCATCGAGTTACTTTGGTCATCCATCTCGATATAACCGCGATCTCTCAGGTCATCTATGAAATCGCCCATAGAATAACCGTCTTCGAACTGACCGGTGATATCGTACTCTTTATCCAGTTCGGTAAGCCATCTTAAAGCCTGACTCACTTCTCCGCTTGATATGGTGAGAAGCTGCTGAAACAGATCCCATAAAACATCAAAAGGAATTTTCCCTTGTTGATCAGCGTACCGGTCATCCCACTCAAAATATCTGTAGTACATATGTCAGCCTTTTTTATACGAAATACTTAAGTTGGCATAACAGTTCCAACTAATTAATAAACTGCAAAGAAACAGGGTTTTGTTACAGAATAAAGATCGGCTTCATTTTGAGAGAAAATTGTGGTCTGAAGGCTTTAAAAGAGTTATGGGACTGGATGAGGTTGGAAGAGGATGTTTGGCAGGCCCGGTAGTTGCTGCCGGAGTGATCATCACATCTGATTCCCCACTGAATACGGTGCACGAAATCCAGGACAGTAAGGCGATCAAAGAGAGTATCAGGGTGGAGCTTGCTGAAGAAATTAAAGCAAAAGCTGAATTCTGGACGATAAAACATTGCAGTATCAACGAGATCGATGATCTGAATATACTTTGGGCCTCTATTCGGGCGATGGAAAAATGTGTTGAGGAGAAGGGTGCCGCCCCGGATTATTTACTGGTTGACGGTAACCGGTTCTCACC
This genomic window contains:
- a CDS encoding ribonuclease HII; this encodes MGLDEVGRGCLAGPVVAAGVIITSDSPLNTVHEIQDSKAIKESIRVELAEEIKAKAEFWTIKHCSINEIDDLNILWASIRAMEKCVEEKGAAPDYLLVDGNRFSPSLIPHSCLVKGDDRSQSIAAASILAKVERDQLMKNLHEKYPEFGWDSNVGYPTVQHRNALKDHGITPHHRKSFKLGTDKSYK